One stretch of bacterium DNA includes these proteins:
- a CDS encoding PilT/PilU family type 4a pilus ATPase, with protein sequence MNLNDFLLSVIKKGASDIHFKVGSPPVVRIFGELIVTKSPPLRPQDTSALAFTFLNESSGRHFSSFTEIDTTYSIEEHARFRVNIFKSKGHFSIALRYIPMVIPEIEKLGIPSVAGDMALEPRGLILVTGVTGSGKSTTLAAMVDHINKNKRRHIITIEDPIEFIHSDIKSVINQREVGVDSPTFMAAMRAAMREDPDVILIGELRDQDAVSTAMRAAETGHMVLSTFHTVNTKETINSIISFFPEHEQVQVKAKLAANLRGVISQRLIRKKDNTGRVLAPEVMLVTQTIRACIVDEEKREDIPYYISQGSSEYGMQTFDQAVMKLYKADLISYEDALANASSPAEFERALQFG encoded by the coding sequence ATGAATTTAAACGATTTTCTCCTATCTGTAATAAAGAAAGGAGCGAGCGATATTCACTTCAAGGTAGGTAGCCCGCCTGTTGTTAGAATATTCGGCGAATTGATTGTAACAAAATCGCCGCCCCTGCGTCCTCAAGACACAAGCGCTCTCGCCTTTACTTTCCTCAATGAATCCAGCGGCAGGCACTTCTCCTCTTTTACCGAGATAGATACGACCTATTCTATCGAGGAACACGCCCGCTTCAGGGTCAATATTTTTAAGTCAAAAGGCCATTTCTCTATAGCATTAAGATATATACCCATGGTCATTCCCGAGATAGAAAAACTCGGCATTCCTTCCGTTGCCGGCGATATGGCTCTCGAGCCGCGTGGTCTTATTCTCGTGACAGGAGTCACCGGTAGTGGGAAATCCACTACACTTGCAGCAATGGTTGATCACATAAATAAAAATAAACGCCGTCATATCATCACTATCGAGGATCCTATCGAGTTCATTCATAGCGATATAAAAAGTGTTATCAACCAACGAGAGGTCGGTGTCGATTCACCTACCTTCATGGCTGCTATGCGGGCTGCAATGCGCGAAGACCCCGATGTTATTCTCATTGGCGAGCTTAGGGATCAGGATGCTGTCTCGACAGCTATGCGCGCCGCAGAAACCGGCCACATGGTTCTCTCCACTTTCCATACGGTTAACACAAAAGAAACTATTAATTCGATAATTAGCTTTTTCCCCGAACACGAACAGGTGCAAGTTAAAGCCAAGCTCGCGGCCAATCTTCGAGGTGTTATCTCCCAAAGACTCATCCGTAAAAAAGATAACACCGGCAGGGTCTTAGCACCAGAAGTGATGCTTGTAACCCAAACAATACGAGCCTGCATCGTCGATGAAGAAAAGCGCGAGGATATTCCTTATTATATCTCTCAAGGTTCCAGCGAATATGGTATGCAGACCTTCGATCAGGCGGTCATGAAGCTTTATAAAGCGGATTTAATCAGCTATGAGGATGCTCTCGCCAATGCCAGCAGCCCCGCTGAGTTCGAGCGCGCGCTTCAATTCGGTTAA